The nucleotide sequence ACCAGACCGCCACGCCGGAGTGGCCTGGCGTCGCGGACACGCTGGAGGAGACGCGTGCCCACCCCGAACGCCAGGCCGGCAAGGGCTTGGCGGAAATCATCAAGCATCACGCCGACTATCTGAAGACCTTCGACTCCAAGCCGATTCTGATCGGCCACTCCTTCGGCGGCCTGATCGTGCAGAGCCTGCTCGGCCAGGGCCTGGCGGCCGCGGCCATCGCGGTGGATCCGGCCCAGATCCGCGGCGTCCTGCCGCTGCCGATCCCGCAGCTTCGCTCGGCGCTGCCGGTTCTGGGCAACCCCCTCAACTTCGGTAAGACCTTCCGCCCCAACCTCGACCAGTTCGCCTACGGTTTCGGCAACGCGCTGCCGCGAGCGGAGTCCGACGACCTGCACGAGCAGTGGACCATTCCCTCACCCTGCCGCCCGCTGTTCGAGGCCGCGCTGGCGAACTTCAACCCGAAGTCACCGGCGAAGGTGAACGTGAAGAACTCCGCGCGCGGACCGCTGTTGATCATCTCCGGCACCCAGGATCACACCGTGCCCGACGCGGTGAGCAAGGCCGCGTACAAGCTGTACCGGCACTCCAGCGCGGTCACCGAGTTCAAGCAGTTCGATCGCGGACACTCCCTGACCGTCGACCACGGTTGGCGCGAGATCGCACAAGCCGGCCTGGACTGGTTGAAGTCCCAGGGCCATTAGCGACGGCGACGCCGTCGAAGTGGGACGGTCGGGTCAGGACGCGGCGGGAAAGAGCGCGTCGAACCAGTCGGGGTCGTCCAGCAGGGGGCCGCACACCGAGTCCAGCACCCGCCGATAGCGCCTGGCACCCCGCAACCGGAAGGCCGCCCGTCCGATGAGGGAGGCGTGGACCAAGACCCGCCGCCGCTCGGCCGGGTCCGTCTCGGCCAGCAGGTGCCCGAGCAACAGGAACCGCCGACTTCGCGGGACCGAGCGCAACCGTGCCCGGCCGAACGCGTCCCACGCCCGTTGGTCCAGGTGCTGTTGTACGAGCGGCAGCAGGTGCTCCCGCTCGTCGCGGAACAGTTCGTCCACCGCCCGGCTGACCGGTCCCAGCACCGTGAGCAGGACCGTGCGGAACTCCAGCGTGGCGGCGCTGCGCCACTCGAGCAGCAACGTCGTGAGCTCGCCCGAGGCGCGGCCGAGGAATTCCTGCCGGCGGTCCAGTTCGGCGTGCAGCGCCTCGACGGCCAGTTCCACCGGTGCACAACGATCGATCGCCGGCCAGACCTCGAGCGCCGTGGCGGCTCGGTGGCGGTCGAGCATCTCGATCAGGGCCAGCGCGTGCTCGGCGACAACCCGGGCCCGGGCCACGTCGAAGGGGGCCGCCGTCGCGACGAGCTCGGGCAGCAGCGCGAACTCCCGCTGCAGGGCGCGATGGGCAAGTTCGAGGTCACCGGTGTCGCAGCCGGGCCGGTCCGGCCCCACCGTGGGCGTGTGCGCTTGCTCGAGCTGAGTCATACCTGTTCGCTCCCCCACGCGGTGCGGCCTCGTCGGTGAGCAGGAGGCCACCCGCGCCGGGTTGATACCCAGGCAGCCACGACGTTGTCCACAGATGCGCGAAACGACTGCCTCGCTTCGGTCCGGCCGAATACCGTCGCGCTCGTGCGATGGGTTCGGGGGCGGTCGGTTCGGGGGCGGTCGGTTCGGGGGCGGTCGGTTCAGCGGCGGTCGGTTCGGGGGCTCTGGGTTCGCGCAGGCGACGGCCCCGATCGCGACGAAGGGTCGACGATCCCGCTGATTCTCGGGTTCTACGTCATCGCCCTGCTGCTCGTCAGCGCCGGTGTGCTCGCCAGCCACGTGGTCGGCAACCAACGCGAGTTGCAGGCGATCTGCGACGGGACGGCCCTGGCCGCCGCCAACAGCGTCGCCCGACCCAC is from Jatrophihabitans telluris and encodes:
- a CDS encoding alpha/beta hydrolase → MTTPVIFVHGLWLHSSSWQAWADLYSEAGYQTATPEWPGVADTLEETRAHPERQAGKGLAEIIKHHADYLKTFDSKPILIGHSFGGLIVQSLLGQGLAAAAIAVDPAQIRGVLPLPIPQLRSALPVLGNPLNFGKTFRPNLDQFAYGFGNALPRAESDDLHEQWTIPSPCRPLFEAALANFNPKSPAKVNVKNSARGPLLIISGTQDHTVPDAVSKAAYKLYRHSSAVTEFKQFDRGHSLTVDHGWREIAQAGLDWLKSQGH
- a CDS encoding pilus assembly protein TadG-related protein, which encodes MRWVRGRSVRGRSVRGRSVQRRSVRGLWVRAGDGPDRDEGSTIPLILGFYVIALLLVSAGVLASHVVGNQRELQAICDGTALAAANSVARPTLHETGVPRDALTLGPVEQAAATYLDEDPVRSGVQAAAELSTDGTRVTITCRRRSKVPFGSVFGFGDGVLQTATAQARSPLG